A genomic stretch from Leptotrichia sp. HSP-536 includes:
- a CDS encoding V-type ATP synthase subunit E, with translation MSNLNNLISKILNDAKEEADKIVKSAEEKAKQKYDLEIKKVAAKKQTLVENARRERELLSDRIKSSANLKARNEKLKAKQIVIDKVINKLKTKLVNMNEKEYINYLNQNIDKKSITGKELIVKKEFLNKVKKEFPSAKVKENEFVTSGFIIEENGIQENYTFEVKLDFMRDELEVEISKLLF, from the coding sequence ATGTCTAATTTAAATAATTTAATATCAAAAATATTAAATGATGCTAAAGAGGAAGCAGACAAAATTGTAAAAAGTGCTGAGGAAAAGGCAAAGCAAAAATACGATTTGGAAATAAAAAAAGTCGCTGCAAAAAAACAAACATTGGTTGAAAATGCAAGAAGAGAACGTGAACTGCTTTCAGATAGAATTAAGTCAAGTGCAAATTTAAAGGCTAGAAATGAAAAATTAAAGGCAAAACAGATAGTAATTGACAAAGTTATAAATAAATTAAAAACAAAACTTGTTAATATGAATGAGAAGGAATATATTAATTATTTGAATCAAAATATTGATAAAAAATCTATAACAGGAAAAGAACTAATTGTAAAAAAAGAATTTTTAAATAAAGTAAAAAAAGAATTTCCAAGTGCAAAAGTGAAAGAAAATGAGTTTGTAACTTCGGGATTTATCATTGAAGAAAATGGAATTCAGGAAAATTACACTTTTGAAGTGAAACTGGATTTTATGAGAGATGAACTGGAAGTTGAAATTTCCAAACTTCTTTTTTAA
- a CDS encoding V-type ATP synthase subunit K yields the protein MNFSQFLVQNGGIVMATLGAALATLLAGIGSAKGVGIVGEVATGLMSEEPEKFGKSLVLQLLPGTQGLYGFVIGLMVLGKLKPEMTLQTGLGILMACLPIAIAGYGSAIAQGRVAASGISLLAKNEEQNTKGIIYSVMVETYALLAFVVSIMLLGRF from the coding sequence ATGAATTTTTCACAGTTTTTAGTACAAAATGGAGGAATCGTAATGGCGACATTAGGTGCGGCATTAGCGACATTATTAGCAGGTATTGGGTCTGCGAAAGGTGTAGGTATCGTTGGAGAAGTAGCTACTGGACTTATGAGTGAGGAACCTGAAAAATTTGGTAAATCGTTAGTATTGCAATTATTACCAGGAACACAAGGATTATATGGATTCGTTATCGGACTTATGGTGTTAGGAAAATTAAAACCTGAAATGACTTTACAAACTGGATTAGGAATTTTAATGGCTTGTTTGCCAATCGCAATTGCAGGTTATGGTTCGGCAATCGCACAAGGAAGAGTTGCTGCGTCTGGTATTAGCTTGCTTGCAAAAAATGAAGAACAAAATACAAAAGGTATTATTTACTCAGTAATGGTTGAAACTTATGCATTATTGGCATTCGTTGTATCAATTATGCTACTAGGAAGATTCTAA